One Actinomadura viridis genomic region harbors:
- a CDS encoding WD40/YVTN/BNR-like repeat-containing protein — protein sequence MTPPKTPDEEPGGDRPQTERQAGEQPAGEQQAAERAGEQPPAGGPGAPPPPQWLSEEQPDAGAPLPPGPPLPPFDAGEATLDDRTVVDRPRGDDDPNRSTQVFNPGTPPAIPPPPQSFAAPQEPPADVTVTDLSGYVPWAEKGADGGAADPAPAADPDSDRTSAFPAPEGAATQQFTSPEPAAGPAESPGASPTPPGPSVPEPFPYAQQIPGTPLPAPTPPATPPAPPAPASPPPPDPFPWAQEIPETPAAASPTPPPAPPRPAPEPFPWAQEIPGRPSPQPSPQPSPGTDPFPGSEPFPYAQPIPGQDHAAPPGPAHASPQPPGPGPAAPAVPPPLIDEPWRTEPKPKAKRKFPVKALLIGVGGIAAAALVAAGGFFVLNRDGGTSADDGTARLAGSLFALDPAARADGRDQQLTSAAAVGGTVVAVGAEADGRGGSRGQFLVSADGGRTFASATVEGDGGEPGPGELPRVVAGSAKGWIAIGVRPGGGAVWTSENGRNWRRQPDEAGQPFGANARVRRAAASDNGFLAFGETSQKGDFSDAQPAVWLSPDGARWEQRVGDRIGLPIQRGTISLLEVAGSGGVLLLEGLHTANPGARKPQMGRRVFSSDDGGRSWVESKVPVPKGTRGLMIGGGPSGFVAIREIQAGGKSYGQSFTSKDGMAWTQAGRVESSGYQRVSRVLGSDEGYAALVVRGRDVTISRTADGASWREAGTLPNRPGRALNGSAMSGGQTVLVGADNSGGELNSLLGVWDGQGTQVPIDIAKVPGAARPDHTVTAVGAGSDLAVAVGSANGDAGVWTSRDGTSWTRAQGAQGALSRPGPQQLVSVTGGKAGWLAVGSDQAAPRRPLVVTSTDGASWRAADSAGQFKPARNTPLATFAAASGPAGYVVVGEDGLSAATWFSADLKTWERGRSAGRNGLEALPNSNRWLRGVAAAQSGFVAVGGLRDASVGDGPAARPAVWTSADGRQWALQQLPLPGGAAEGALTHVAAKGDVVVAAGGTGATPLAYVSTDGGKTWKESKPPLPEDVENVQVTALTATPKGFAATGAGGRGSTDVVSWTSADGVSWKVSKPEGDGLAGKGSQSIAGLAAFKDRLLGVGHTAGQEREEPVLWTRPVP from the coding sequence GTGACTCCACCGAAGACTCCGGACGAAGAGCCGGGCGGCGACCGGCCCCAGACCGAGCGGCAGGCAGGCGAACAGCCGGCCGGCGAGCAGCAGGCGGCCGAGCGGGCGGGCGAGCAGCCGCCCGCGGGCGGTCCGGGCGCTCCGCCGCCACCGCAGTGGCTCAGCGAGGAGCAGCCGGACGCCGGCGCCCCCCTGCCGCCGGGACCGCCGCTGCCGCCCTTCGACGCCGGCGAGGCCACGCTGGACGACCGGACGGTCGTCGACCGGCCGCGGGGCGACGACGACCCCAACCGCAGCACCCAGGTCTTCAACCCGGGCACGCCGCCGGCCATCCCGCCGCCTCCGCAGTCGTTCGCCGCGCCGCAGGAGCCGCCCGCCGACGTCACCGTGACCGACCTGTCGGGATACGTCCCCTGGGCGGAGAAGGGCGCGGACGGGGGCGCGGCGGACCCGGCCCCCGCCGCGGACCCCGACAGCGACAGGACCTCGGCCTTCCCCGCGCCGGAGGGCGCGGCCACCCAGCAGTTCACCAGCCCGGAGCCCGCGGCCGGTCCGGCGGAGTCCCCGGGGGCCTCGCCCACTCCGCCCGGCCCCTCGGTGCCCGAGCCGTTCCCGTACGCGCAGCAGATTCCCGGCACCCCCCTGCCCGCGCCGACGCCGCCGGCCACCCCGCCGGCGCCCCCGGCCCCGGCATCGCCTCCGCCGCCCGACCCCTTCCCCTGGGCCCAGGAGATCCCGGAGACGCCCGCGGCCGCGTCGCCGACGCCCCCGCCCGCTCCGCCCCGCCCGGCGCCCGAGCCGTTCCCGTGGGCGCAGGAGATCCCCGGCCGGCCGTCGCCGCAGCCGTCGCCCCAGCCGTCCCCGGGCACCGACCCGTTCCCGGGCAGCGAGCCGTTCCCGTACGCGCAGCCGATCCCCGGTCAGGACCACGCGGCCCCTCCGGGCCCGGCGCACGCCTCCCCGCAGCCTCCGGGGCCGGGTCCCGCCGCGCCGGCGGTCCCCCCGCCGCTGATCGACGAGCCGTGGCGGACCGAGCCCAAGCCCAAGGCCAAGCGCAAGTTCCCCGTCAAGGCCCTCCTCATCGGCGTCGGCGGGATCGCCGCCGCGGCCCTCGTGGCCGCGGGCGGCTTCTTCGTGCTGAACCGCGACGGCGGGACGTCCGCCGACGACGGCACCGCCCGCCTGGCCGGCTCGCTCTTCGCGCTCGACCCGGCCGCCCGCGCCGACGGCCGCGACCAGCAGCTCACCTCGGCCGCCGCGGTCGGCGGAACGGTGGTCGCGGTCGGCGCCGAGGCCGACGGCCGCGGCGGCTCCCGCGGCCAGTTCCTGGTCTCCGCCGACGGCGGCCGCACCTTCGCCTCCGCGACGGTCGAGGGCGACGGCGGCGAGCCCGGACCGGGCGAGCTGCCGCGCGTGGTCGCGGGCTCGGCCAAGGGCTGGATCGCGATCGGCGTCCGTCCCGGCGGCGGCGCGGTGTGGACCAGCGAGAACGGGCGGAACTGGCGGCGCCAGCCCGACGAGGCCGGGCAGCCGTTCGGCGCCAACGCCCGGGTGAGGCGGGCGGCGGCCTCCGACAACGGTTTCCTGGCGTTCGGGGAGACCTCGCAGAAGGGCGACTTCAGCGACGCCCAGCCGGCCGTGTGGCTGTCGCCGGACGGCGCGCGCTGGGAGCAGCGGGTGGGCGACCGGATCGGCCTGCCGATCCAGCGCGGCACGATCTCGCTGCTGGAGGTGGCCGGCAGCGGCGGCGTGCTGCTGCTGGAGGGCCTGCACACCGCCAATCCGGGCGCGCGCAAGCCGCAGATGGGCCGCCGCGTCTTCAGCTCCGACGACGGCGGCCGGAGCTGGGTCGAGTCGAAGGTCCCGGTGCCCAAGGGCACCCGCGGCCTCATGATCGGCGGTGGCCCGTCCGGGTTCGTGGCGATCCGCGAGATCCAGGCCGGCGGCAAGTCCTACGGCCAGAGCTTCACGTCCAAGGACGGGATGGCCTGGACCCAGGCGGGCCGGGTGGAGTCCTCCGGCTACCAGCGGGTCAGCCGGGTACTCGGGTCCGACGAGGGTTACGCGGCCCTGGTGGTCCGCGGCCGGGACGTGACGATCTCCCGTACCGCCGACGGCGCGTCCTGGCGGGAGGCGGGCACGCTGCCCAACCGGCCCGGCCGCGCGCTGAACGGCTCCGCCATGAGCGGCGGGCAGACCGTGCTGGTCGGCGCCGACAACAGTGGCGGCGAGCTGAACTCGCTGCTGGGCGTCTGGGACGGCCAGGGCACCCAGGTCCCGATCGACATCGCCAAGGTCCCCGGTGCGGCCCGCCCCGACCACACCGTGACGGCGGTGGGCGCCGGCTCCGACCTGGCGGTCGCGGTCGGCAGCGCGAACGGCGACGCCGGCGTGTGGACGTCCAGGGACGGCACGTCCTGGACCCGGGCCCAGGGCGCGCAGGGCGCCCTGTCGCGGCCCGGCCCGCAGCAGCTGGTGAGCGTGACGGGCGGCAAGGCGGGCTGGCTGGCGGTCGGGTCCGACCAGGCCGCGCCCCGCCGCCCGCTGGTGGTCACCTCCACGGACGGCGCGAGCTGGCGGGCGGCCGACTCCGCCGGGCAGTTCAAGCCCGCGCGCAACACCCCGCTGGCCACCTTCGCCGCGGCGTCCGGCCCGGCCGGGTACGTCGTCGTCGGCGAGGACGGGCTGTCGGCGGCCACCTGGTTCTCGGCCGACCTCAAGACCTGGGAGCGGGGCCGCAGCGCCGGCCGGAACGGGCTGGAGGCCCTGCCCAACTCCAACCGGTGGCTGCGGGGCGTGGCCGCGGCGCAGTCGGGGTTCGTCGCCGTCGGCGGCCTGCGCGACGCCTCCGTCGGCGACGGTCCCGCCGCCCGCCCCGCCGTGTGGACGTCCGCCGACGGCAGGCAGTGGGCGCTGCAGCAGCTCCCGCTGCCCGGCGGGGCGGCCGAGGGCGCGCTGACCCACGTGGCGGCCAAGGGCGACGTGGTGGTGGCGGCGGGCGGCACGGGAGCCACCCCGCTCGCCTACGTCTCCACCGACGGCGGCAAGACCTGGAAGGAGTCCAAGCCGCCCCTCCCCGAGGACGTCGAGAACGTCCAGGTGACCGCGCTGACCGCCACCCCGAAGGGCTTCGCCGCCACCGGCGCCGGCGGCCGGGGCTCCACCGACGTCGTCTCCTGGACGTCCGCGGACGGGGTCTCCTGGAAGGTCTCCAAGCCCGAGGGCGACGGCCTGGCCGGGAAGGGCTCGCAGTCGATCGCCGGGCTGGCCGCGTTCAAGGACCGGCTGCTGGGCGTCGGGCACACCGCCGGCCAGGAGCGCGAGGAGCCCGTCCTGTGGACCCGTCCCGTCCCCTGA
- a CDS encoding alpha/beta hydrolase, translated as MQLTSGWLIGALIVLAVVVTGSAVRLLPRTAGQGPGPAAARLGLLLACQVSLVAALAAGLNGYFLFYVTWGDLLGTAGGGPGTVAGAGGPVASAGRPLPRTVSPLGAASGLRSAERDGRLDEVTLHGPRTGLRVKAFVYLPPQYFQPRFRERRFPVALVLAGYPGDPRGMIKRQGLLKEVGSGVRSGRLQPTVYVITRSMVAPPRDTECTDVPGGPQAESFFSQDVPEGIAATYRVATGMRGWGVMGQSTGGYCAAKLAMRHSDRFAAGASLGGYLRAIQDGSTGDLYGGSRQVRDDNDLIWRLEHRPPPPVSLLLAQTEQGPEFDQARRFVRLARPPLRVSTLFPPDGGHNLRTFQRLTPELLRWMSGRLRAP; from the coding sequence GTGCAGTTGACGAGCGGCTGGCTCATCGGGGCGCTCATCGTACTGGCCGTCGTGGTGACCGGTTCGGCCGTCCGGCTGCTGCCGCGGACCGCCGGACAGGGGCCCGGTCCCGCCGCCGCGCGGCTCGGGCTGCTGCTGGCCTGCCAGGTGTCCCTGGTGGCCGCCCTCGCGGCCGGGCTGAACGGCTACTTCCTCTTCTACGTCACCTGGGGCGACCTGCTGGGGACCGCGGGCGGCGGCCCCGGCACGGTCGCCGGGGCCGGCGGCCCGGTGGCCTCCGCCGGCCGGCCGCTGCCCCGTACGGTCTCGCCGCTCGGCGCGGCCTCCGGCCTGCGCTCGGCCGAACGGGACGGCCGGCTCGACGAGGTGACCCTGCACGGCCCCCGCACCGGCCTGCGGGTCAAGGCGTTCGTCTACCTGCCGCCGCAGTACTTCCAGCCGCGGTTCCGGGAGCGCCGGTTCCCGGTGGCGCTGGTGCTGGCCGGATACCCGGGCGACCCGCGCGGCATGATCAAACGACAGGGGCTGCTCAAGGAGGTCGGTTCCGGCGTCAGGTCGGGCCGCCTCCAGCCGACCGTGTACGTCATCACCCGCTCGATGGTGGCGCCGCCGCGCGACACCGAGTGCACCGACGTGCCGGGCGGGCCCCAGGCCGAGTCGTTCTTCTCCCAGGACGTCCCCGAGGGCATCGCCGCCACCTACCGCGTCGCCACCGGGATGCGCGGCTGGGGCGTCATGGGTCAGTCCACCGGCGGCTACTGCGCGGCCAAGCTGGCCATGCGGCACTCCGACCGGTTCGCCGCCGGGGCCTCACTGGGCGGCTACCTGCGCGCGATCCAGGACGGTTCGACCGGCGACCTGTACGGCGGCAGCCGGCAGGTGCGCGACGACAACGACCTGATCTGGCGGCTGGAGCACCGTCCGCCGCCGCCCGTCTCGCTGCTGCTCGCGCAGACCGAGCAGGGGCCCGAGTTCGACCAGGCGCGGCGGTTCGTCCGGCTGGCCAGGCCGCCGCTGCGTGTGTCCACGCTCTTCCCGCCCGATGGTGGCCACAATCTGCGCACCTTCCAGCGGCTCACGCCCGAGCTCCTACGCTGGATGAGCGGACGCCTGCGGGCCCCGTAG
- a CDS encoding family 43 glycosylhydrolase — translation MVPRPFLALATGALVSVLVAVVSALASAVVDGGATGARPSPPAPSAPPDPPAREPMGAARPEPAPVLDADFADPEVIRAGGAYYGYATNGGGRNVPVATAPAPTGPWTRTGGDALPALPGWADPGRTWAPDVSARPDGSYLLYFTAARKGTDDQCIGAAVAATPAGPFTPGSDPLVCRDGKDVIDPAAFVDTDGTRYVLYKREGGGRKSPGGLFLHRTTPDGTRAAGTPTQILAKGDDEPSLIEAPALVRQGGRYVLFYAAGVFYSPQYQTRYATSASITGPYTKAPRPLLSTEGYGERVTGPGGADIVHDGTDSHLVFHGITRFRGGEHVERAMYVAPVGWAGGTPVVRGSPVRYEAENGRVYGARVLRDVPGTSGNAVVGYLDNAQCLIDLDVFAPVAGAYEVRVRYANRTGGNAPAEHTLTVNGGAPVAVHYAPDPSAKWRDVTVQVVLPAGWNVLRLAYGAGFAEVDHVDVA, via the coding sequence GTGGTCCCGCGACCGTTCCTGGCGCTCGCCACCGGCGCCCTGGTCAGCGTGCTGGTGGCGGTGGTGAGCGCGCTGGCGTCCGCCGTCGTGGACGGCGGCGCGACCGGTGCGCGCCCGTCCCCGCCGGCGCCCTCCGCGCCGCCGGACCCGCCCGCGCGGGAGCCGATGGGCGCCGCCCGTCCCGAGCCCGCCCCCGTGCTGGACGCCGACTTCGCCGACCCCGAGGTGATCAGGGCGGGCGGCGCGTACTACGGCTACGCCACCAACGGCGGCGGCCGGAACGTCCCGGTCGCGACCGCGCCCGCGCCCACCGGGCCGTGGACCCGCACCGGCGGGGACGCGCTGCCCGCGCTGCCGGGCTGGGCCGACCCCGGCCGCACCTGGGCGCCCGACGTGTCGGCCCGCCCGGACGGCTCGTACCTGCTCTACTTCACCGCGGCGCGCAAGGGCACCGACGACCAGTGCATCGGGGCCGCCGTCGCCGCCACGCCGGCCGGGCCGTTCACGCCCGGCTCCGACCCGCTGGTCTGCCGGGACGGCAAGGACGTCATCGACCCCGCCGCGTTCGTCGACACCGACGGCACCCGGTACGTGCTCTACAAGCGGGAGGGCGGCGGGCGGAAGTCGCCCGGCGGGCTGTTCCTGCATCGCACCACTCCCGACGGGACGCGGGCGGCGGGCACGCCCACCCAGATCCTGGCCAAGGGGGACGACGAGCCGAGCCTCATCGAGGCGCCCGCCCTGGTGAGGCAGGGCGGGCGGTACGTGCTGTTCTACGCGGCGGGGGTCTTCTACAGCCCGCAGTACCAGACGCGGTACGCCACGTCCGCCTCGATCACGGGCCCGTACACCAAGGCGCCCCGGCCGCTGCTGTCCACCGAGGGGTACGGGGAGCGCGTCACGGGGCCGGGCGGGGCCGACATCGTCCACGACGGCACGGACTCCCACCTGGTCTTCCACGGCATCACCCGGTTCCGCGGCGGCGAGCACGTCGAACGCGCGATGTACGTCGCGCCGGTGGGGTGGGCCGGCGGGACGCCGGTGGTGCGCGGCAGCCCGGTCCGCTACGAGGCGGAGAACGGCCGGGTGTACGGGGCCAGGGTGCTGCGCGACGTCCCCGGCACCTCGGGGAACGCGGTCGTCGGCTACCTGGACAACGCCCAGTGCCTCATCGATCTCGACGTCTTCGCCCCCGTCGCCGGGGCGTACGAGGTCCGCGTCCGGTACGCCAACCGCACCGGGGGCAACGCGCCCGCCGAGCACACGCTCACCGTCAACGGGGGTGCTCCGGTCGCCGTGCACTACGCGCCCGACCCGTCCGCGAAGTGGCGGGACGTCACGGTCCAGGTCGTCCTGCCCGCGGGATGGAACGTGCTGCGCCTCGCTTACGGCGCCGGCTTCGCCGAGGTCGACCACGTCGACGTGGCGTGA
- a CDS encoding sulfatase produces the protein MFPLPSALRRCAALAVFLLVLSGCAVGEEPPGTPRGGPPPQGTKPNIVFILTDDLSWDLVDYMPRVRKMREQGVTFTNFIVTNTLCCPSRATILTGRYPHNTQVLTNEPPKGGWQRFNTNGGERDTFATTLEAAGYRTALMGKYLNGYDPAKIQAGEPAFVPPGWTEWYATSLGYKHYDYTLSENGRAVPYGSTPADYLTDVLANKAVDFVNRSPSNRPFLMKLSTFAPHAPFTPAPRHAGAFPDVRAPRGPAFNEPDISDKPGWMHAWPKIGPKGIATIDRKYRGRVRMVQAVDEMVGRVQQALADRGLDRDTYIVFGSDNGFHMGQHRLVEGKGTAYDVDVRVPLIVTGPGVPRGRAVGQITANTDLRPTFEELAGVKTSPSVDGRSLVPFLRGAQPGSWRNSILIEHAGPVTDPHDPDYPGRGWGNPPSYLAVRTAGELYLEYDAGEREYYDLRLDPSSLRNTAGELPIPRRDRLADLIAALEACAGASCRTAEQRS, from the coding sequence ATGTTCCCGCTCCCCTCCGCCCTGCGCCGCTGCGCCGCGCTGGCGGTGTTCCTGCTGGTCCTGTCCGGGTGCGCGGTCGGCGAGGAGCCGCCCGGCACGCCGCGGGGCGGCCCCCCGCCGCAGGGCACCAAGCCCAACATCGTGTTCATCCTGACCGACGACCTCAGCTGGGACCTCGTCGACTACATGCCGCGCGTCAGGAAGATGCGCGAGCAGGGCGTCACGTTCACCAACTTCATCGTCACGAACACGCTGTGCTGCCCGTCCCGGGCCACGATCCTGACGGGCAGGTACCCCCACAACACGCAGGTGCTGACCAACGAGCCGCCCAAGGGCGGATGGCAGCGCTTCAACACCAACGGCGGCGAACGCGACACGTTCGCCACGACCCTGGAGGCGGCGGGCTACCGCACCGCCCTGATGGGCAAGTACCTCAACGGCTACGACCCCGCGAAGATCCAGGCGGGGGAGCCCGCGTTCGTGCCGCCCGGATGGACCGAGTGGTACGCGACCAGCCTCGGCTACAAGCACTACGACTACACGCTGAGCGAGAACGGCCGCGCCGTCCCGTACGGGAGCACTCCGGCCGACTACCTGACCGACGTGCTGGCGAACAAGGCCGTGGACTTCGTCAACAGGTCGCCCTCCAACCGGCCGTTCCTGATGAAGCTGTCGACGTTCGCCCCGCACGCGCCGTTCACGCCCGCGCCGCGGCACGCCGGGGCCTTCCCGGACGTCCGGGCGCCGCGCGGCCCCGCGTTCAACGAGCCCGACATCTCCGACAAGCCGGGCTGGATGCACGCCTGGCCGAAGATCGGTCCCAAGGGGATCGCGACCATCGACCGCAAGTACCGGGGCCGGGTGCGGATGGTGCAGGCGGTGGACGAGATGGTCGGCCGGGTGCAGCAGGCCCTGGCCGACCGGGGGCTCGACCGCGACACCTACATCGTGTTCGGCTCCGACAACGGCTTCCACATGGGCCAGCACCGCCTGGTCGAGGGGAAGGGCACCGCCTACGACGTGGACGTGCGGGTGCCGCTCATCGTCACCGGGCCGGGCGTCCCGCGCGGGCGCGCGGTGGGGCAGATCACCGCCAACACCGACCTGCGGCCGACCTTCGAGGAGCTGGCCGGCGTGAAGACCTCCCCGTCGGTGGACGGCCGGTCGCTCGTCCCGTTCCTGCGCGGCGCGCAGCCCGGCTCCTGGCGCAACTCGATCCTCATCGAGCACGCCGGCCCGGTCACCGACCCGCACGATCCCGACTATCCGGGCCGAGGGTGGGGCAACCCCCCGTCCTACCTGGCGGTGCGGACGGCCGGTGAGCTCTACCTGGAGTACGACGCCGGCGAGCGCGAGTACTACGACCTGCGCCTCGATCCGTCCTCGCTGCGCAACACGGCCGGGGAGCTGCCGATCCCGCGCCGCGACCGGCTGGCCGACCTCATCGCCGCGCTGGAGGCGTGCGCCGGGGCGTCGTGCCGTACCGCCGAGCAGCGTTCCTGA
- a CDS encoding ABC transporter ATP-binding protein: protein MDSVNKTFTIRHARSIKDMTVRAVRRQSQSETFNALEDVSLTVRQGETVALMGLNGSGKSTLLKLISGVLSPDAGSVRVRGRIAGLIDVGAGLHPDLTGRENLYLNAAILGMDQAEIRSKFDAIVEFSGVERFLDTQVKFYSSGMFMRLAFSIAAHTEPDIFLIDEVLAVGDPPFREKCLARIRELRDEGRTMVIVAHDIQMLIKLCDRGVMMRGGRKIFDGDVAEAGALWREDRQARRRSGKKPDVDVAPPAGPAGG, encoded by the coding sequence GTGGACTCCGTCAACAAGACGTTCACCATCCGGCACGCCCGCTCCATCAAGGACATGACCGTGCGGGCGGTGCGCCGCCAGAGCCAGTCGGAGACCTTCAACGCCCTGGAGGACGTCAGCCTCACCGTCCGGCAGGGCGAGACCGTCGCGCTGATGGGGCTGAACGGGTCGGGCAAGAGCACGCTGCTGAAACTGATCTCCGGGGTGCTCTCCCCCGACGCGGGTTCGGTACGGGTGCGCGGCCGGATCGCCGGGCTGATCGACGTGGGGGCGGGCCTGCACCCGGACCTGACCGGCCGCGAGAACCTGTACCTGAACGCCGCCATCCTCGGCATGGACCAAGCCGAGATCCGGAGCAAGTTCGACGCGATCGTGGAGTTCTCCGGGGTGGAGCGGTTCCTGGACACCCAGGTGAAGTTCTACTCGTCCGGGATGTTCATGCGGCTGGCGTTCTCCATCGCCGCCCACACCGAACCGGACATCTTCCTGATCGACGAGGTGCTGGCCGTGGGCGACCCCCCGTTCCGGGAGAAATGCCTGGCACGGATCCGCGAGCTGCGCGACGAGGGCCGCACGATGGTGATCGTGGCCCATGACATCCAGATGCTGATCAAGCTGTGCGACCGAGGAGTCATGATGAGGGGCGGCCGCAAGATCTTCGATGGCGACGTGGCGGAGGCCGGCGCGCTGTGGCGGGAGGACCGCCAGGCCCGCCGCCGCTCCGGCAAGAAGCCGGACGTGGACGTGGCGCCCCCGGCCGGGCCGGCCGGAGGTTGA
- a CDS encoding ABC transporter permease, whose amino-acid sequence MDPTTRPGADAGAEAGAGAGAAPVTGRVPKLRDPASGGGFAEVIRRRYLLRLLVRRELKARYKGSLLGLGWSYVRPAVYFAVYFFVVGVFMGMDRVIKDFPVYLFSGMVLVNLFTETLQSATRSVLHNAPLVRKVYLPRELFPTASLLVSLVHFLPGMAILVIGSVSYGWRPSLSGLAGAAVGLTIVILFAIGLGLLCAAINVFFHDMEQVVDITMIVVAWTVPMIYPWTHVRDHAPLWLLQVYLTNPLVSAVSLFQRAFWEPVAPGALPPVPALGAHTVASLGFAVAVFLSGQWAFATLQKRFAQEL is encoded by the coding sequence GTGGACCCCACCACCCGCCCCGGCGCGGACGCCGGGGCGGAGGCCGGGGCGGGCGCCGGGGCGGCCCCGGTGACCGGCCGGGTCCCGAAGCTGCGCGACCCCGCGAGCGGCGGCGGCTTCGCCGAGGTGATACGCCGCCGCTACCTGCTGCGGCTGCTGGTGCGCCGGGAGCTCAAGGCCCGCTACAAGGGATCCCTGCTCGGCCTCGGCTGGTCCTACGTGCGGCCCGCGGTGTACTTCGCCGTCTACTTCTTCGTGGTCGGCGTCTTCATGGGCATGGACCGGGTCATCAAGGACTTCCCGGTCTACCTCTTCTCGGGCATGGTGCTGGTCAACCTGTTCACCGAGACGCTGCAGTCGGCGACCCGCTCGGTGCTCCACAACGCGCCGCTGGTGCGGAAGGTGTACCTGCCGCGCGAGCTGTTCCCGACCGCGTCGCTGCTGGTGTCGCTGGTGCACTTCCTCCCGGGGATGGCGATCCTGGTCATCGGGTCGGTGTCGTACGGCTGGCGGCCCTCGCTCTCCGGGCTGGCCGGCGCGGCGGTGGGCCTGACCATCGTCATCCTGTTCGCGATCGGGCTCGGGCTGCTGTGCGCGGCGATCAACGTGTTCTTCCACGACATGGAGCAGGTCGTGGACATCACCATGATCGTCGTCGCCTGGACGGTGCCGATGATCTACCCCTGGACCCATGTCCGCGACCACGCCCCGCTCTGGCTGCTGCAGGTCTACCTCACCAACCCGCTGGTCAGCGCCGTCTCGCTGTTCCAGCGGGCGTTCTGGGAACCGGTCGCGCCCGGCGCGCTGCCGCCCGTCCCCGCGCTCGGCGCGCACACCGTGGCGTCGCTCGGGTTCGCGGTCGCGGTCTTCCTCAGCGGGCAGTGGGCCTTCGCCACCCTGCAGAAGCGTTTCGCCCAGGAGCTGTGA